A region from the Lolium perenne isolate Kyuss_39 chromosome 4, Kyuss_2.0, whole genome shotgun sequence genome encodes:
- the LOC127348707 gene encoding uncharacterized protein has product MSWVNLVCERKAHAGIPVPTRRHPRPRYYYKMPTSCPLHFPCTVRLVARSSPPSSATSSIHYNLAASLAPDLSTTQAMAMSMADEYYAGDLEDVVHRLLPREILADVGIVVPPSSCAVTTRRGDDHAAAVVEDLAAHLVGILGLDAAREQQRAPRPHLQHHRAGMGHGSRAPVGGGHGGAARHAPPASCWNGAAPHVPGYAMVADMNSHPPAMRQGAGTGVFLPRVEAYGQNRASSTSPSPRNGAKPPRVQRREADVVVAMRQQQLHLLQLRAMAAEMQRQREAFAAAFQFHGCPAIAPPQQWTY; this is encoded by the exons ATGAGCTGGGTAAATTTAGtgtgtgaaagaaaagcacacgcTGGCATTCCCGTTCCCACTCGTCGTCATCCCCGTCCCCGGTACTACTATAAAATGCCCACGTCCTGCCCTCTCCACTTCCCATGCACCGTGCGCCTCGTCGCTCGATCTTCCCCTCCGTCTTCTGCCACCTCCTCGATCCACTACAACCTCGCCGCCTCCCTCGCTCCCGATCTCTCCACAACACAAGCAATGGCGATGTCAATGGCCGACGAGTACTACGCGGGGGACCTGGAGGACGTCGTCCACCGGCTGCTGCCGCGGGAAATCTTGGCGGACGTGGGCATCGTCGTCCCGCCTTCTTCGTGCGCGGTGACTACGCGCCGCGGAGACGaccacgccgccgccgtcgtGGAGGACCTCGCCGCGCACCTCGTCGGCATACTCGGGCTCGACGCCGCGAGAGAACAGCAGCGCGCCCCTCGTCCGCACTTGCAGCACCACCGTGCTGGGATGGGGCACGGAAGCAGGGCCCCTGTAGGCGGCGGCCACGGAGGAGCGGCGCGTCATGCGCCGCCCGCTTCCTGCTGGAACGGAGCTGCGCCGCATGTGCCGGGGTACGCGATGGTCGCTGACATGAACAGCCATCCTCCGGCGATGCGCCAAGGCGCCGGCACCGGCGTGTTCCTGCCGCGCGTGGAGGCGTACGGGCAAAACAGAGCATCCTCCACATCCCCCAGCCCCAGGAACG GTGCGAAGCCGCCACGGGTGCAGAGGAGGGAGGCCGATGTCGTGGTCGCGATGCGGCAGCAGCAACTGCATCTGCTGCAGCTccgcgcgatggcggcggagatgCAGCGGCAGCGGGAAGCGTTCGCCGCGGCATTCCAATTCCACGGCTGCCCCGCGATTGCGCCGCCGCAGCAATGGACGTACTGA